In one window of Fodinibius salicampi DNA:
- a CDS encoding glycosyltransferase family 4 protein: MNIYYLLYFDGRDHGGHASHARGLVKALAKKVNSIEVFAPGWPTSFDDNVHHVNVLQWPKKHFYTLTYTICLIPVLVVHLIKERPDVIYARYFNLLFVIALIIRLFRVPLVVEHNADIHIENNIYNRGSLLRAFYMLSERILLKNCSGSIVVADHIVESWEKRFSIDKSKIITIRNGVDTNIYKPGKMLYNKKVLSLDMEKKHIVYVGSFVQYQGLHTLIKAFRIVVQKYPNVSLILVGGTTSQIQGIKDQIQSNGIKNKIKLYEKVDEPTAAKFVNAANICVAPYNKEVALPDRSISFGTPMKGDPLKIYSYMACERPIVATYYREAGYLLEKIGAGVSVPPEKPEALAKALLDLLADESKCREKGKKGREYVSNNATWQVAAKKTVGLLSSIIEKNNK, from the coding sequence GTGAATATATACTATTTACTTTATTTTGACGGCCGGGACCATGGAGGCCATGCATCACACGCCCGAGGACTTGTTAAGGCTTTGGCAAAAAAGGTAAATTCGATTGAAGTATTTGCACCTGGCTGGCCAACGAGTTTTGATGACAATGTCCATCATGTTAATGTGTTACAATGGCCAAAAAAACATTTCTACACATTAACTTATACTATCTGTTTGATACCTGTCTTAGTAGTACACCTGATAAAAGAACGTCCTGATGTTATATATGCAAGGTATTTTAATCTATTATTTGTAATTGCTCTGATAATTCGATTGTTCAGAGTACCATTGGTTGTTGAGCATAATGCAGACATTCATATAGAAAATAATATTTATAATAGAGGAAGCTTGTTGCGAGCTTTTTATATGTTATCTGAAAGGATTCTATTAAAAAATTGTTCGGGTTCTATAGTGGTGGCTGATCATATTGTAGAGTCTTGGGAAAAGAGATTTTCTATTGATAAATCAAAAATAATAACAATACGAAATGGTGTCGACACAAATATTTATAAACCGGGGAAAATGCTATACAACAAAAAAGTATTATCTCTGGATATGGAAAAAAAACATATTGTATATGTAGGTTCATTCGTCCAGTATCAAGGATTACACACACTCATTAAAGCATTTAGAATAGTAGTTCAAAAATATCCAAATGTAAGTCTTATTTTAGTTGGGGGTACCACTTCACAAATTCAAGGCATAAAAGATCAAATTCAGAGCAATGGTATAAAGAATAAAATAAAACTTTACGAAAAAGTTGATGAGCCAACTGCTGCAAAGTTTGTAAATGCAGCTAATATTTGTGTTGCACCCTATAATAAGGAGGTCGCTTTACCCGATAGGTCTATTTCATTTGGGACACCTATGAAAGGTGATCCTTTAAAAATATATTCTTATATGGCCTGTGAAAGACCCATCGTTGCTACTTATTATAGAGAAGCGGGTTATTTACTTGAGAAGATTGGTGCTGGTGTATCTGTACCACCAGAAAAGCCAGAAGCTTTGGCAAAAGCCCTATTGGATTTGCTAGCAGATGAATCAAAATGTCGAGAAAAAGGTAAAAAGGGACGAGAGTATGTTAGTAATAATGCAACATGGCAGGTAGCGGCTAAAAAAACCGTAGGCTTATTATCTTCTATAATTGAAAAAAATAATAAATGA
- a CDS encoding glycosyltransferase family 4 protein, with translation MSKKILFVVNHSEFFFSHRLPFALGARENGFDVHVATSPSGMEEQYEQHGLIWHELKKMEPGGKNPAADLKLMYELYELYKDVQPDVIHHVTIKPVLYGGMAARWAGIKGVVNALSGLGYLFRSEDLTSRVLQVPIRAMLKFSLNHPNSIFLLQNPDDVQLVKEMQVVDEDCITLIRGSGVDMQEFTPADTPENDLPIVLFASRMIWDKGVGEFVEAAEIINRNAKKARFVLAGKPDHNNPNSVTEEQLRAWDESGQVEWWGFCENMVEVLQGSSIVSLPSYYGEGVPKILIEAAACGKPIITTNMPGCREIVEDGYNGFLVQEKNSKDLAQKTLTLLAEKEKRMEMGKNGRTFAREHFSLQRTKKRTLKLYDTLLGN, from the coding sequence ATGAGTAAGAAAATACTGTTCGTAGTTAATCATTCAGAATTTTTCTTTTCCCACCGCCTGCCTTTTGCCTTAGGAGCCCGGGAGAACGGTTTTGACGTGCATGTAGCCACTTCCCCCTCCGGTATGGAAGAACAGTATGAGCAACATGGATTGATTTGGCATGAACTAAAAAAAATGGAGCCCGGCGGAAAGAATCCTGCAGCCGATCTTAAATTAATGTACGAGCTGTATGAACTCTATAAAGATGTACAGCCGGATGTCATTCATCATGTAACGATTAAACCAGTATTATACGGGGGGATGGCGGCACGCTGGGCTGGTATCAAGGGGGTAGTCAATGCGCTTTCAGGATTAGGATACCTCTTCCGGTCAGAAGATTTGACTTCCCGGGTGCTTCAGGTCCCGATACGGGCAATGTTGAAGTTTTCCCTGAACCATCCCAATAGTATATTTTTACTGCAAAATCCGGATGATGTACAGCTTGTTAAGGAGATGCAGGTTGTAGATGAAGATTGCATTACGTTAATCAGAGGGTCTGGGGTGGATATGCAGGAATTCACACCGGCTGATACTCCCGAAAACGATTTACCCATTGTATTGTTCGCAAGCCGGATGATCTGGGATAAAGGTGTGGGCGAATTTGTTGAAGCGGCAGAAATTATAAATAGGAATGCTAAGAAAGCACGCTTCGTCCTGGCCGGTAAGCCCGATCATAATAATCCCAACTCCGTGACGGAAGAACAGCTCCGGGCCTGGGATGAAAGCGGTCAAGTGGAATGGTGGGGCTTTTGTGAGAATATGGTGGAGGTTTTGCAGGGCAGCAGTATCGTATCACTACCTAGTTATTATGGGGAAGGAGTACCCAAAATACTCATTGAAGCGGCCGCCTGTGGAAAGCCTATTATTACTACGAATATGCCCGGCTGCAGGGAGATTGTAGAGGACGGTTATAACGGGTTTTTGGTTCAGGAAAAAAATAGTAAAGATTTGGCTCAAAAAACCTTAACTTTGCTTGCTGAGAAAGAAAAGAGAATGGAAATGGGTAAAAACGGCAGAACTTTTGCCCGTGAACATTTTTCTTTGCAGCGTACGAAAAAGAGAACGTTAAAATTGTATGATACCTTGCTCGGAAATTAG
- a CDS encoding CatB-related O-acetyltransferase: MISKIKQYAFQKYLSYRYNVHFKSDVKINRKVEFEGRNALYNNTVFLNSFLGFGSYVANNSMIRATKIGRFCAIGDNVRTGLGLHPTSKFVSIHPSFFSTKEQAGFTFVDKQLFKEHKYIDEENEYFVDIGNDVWIGNNVQIMDGIKIGDGAVLATGAVVTKDVEPYAIYGGVPAKLIKYRFDQETRQKLLKIEWWNKNIKWIQDNADIFSDINEFLNRIEQD, translated from the coding sequence ATGATAAGCAAGATTAAGCAATATGCTTTCCAGAAATATCTATCTTATAGATATAACGTACATTTTAAATCTGATGTTAAGATCAATAGGAAAGTAGAATTCGAAGGTAGAAATGCATTATATAATAATACTGTTTTTCTTAATTCCTTTTTGGGTTTTGGAAGTTATGTTGCTAATAATTCAATGATCAGAGCAACAAAAATTGGTCGGTTTTGTGCGATTGGAGATAATGTACGAACGGGTTTAGGCTTACATCCAACTAGCAAATTTGTTTCTATACATCCATCCTTTTTTTCAACAAAAGAACAGGCGGGCTTTACTTTTGTTGATAAGCAATTATTTAAGGAACATAAATACATAGATGAGGAAAACGAATATTTTGTAGATATAGGTAATGACGTTTGGATTGGGAACAATGTACAAATAATGGATGGTATTAAAATTGGAGATGGGGCCGTGCTTGCTACAGGTGCTGTGGTTACTAAAGATGTAGAACCGTACGCTATTTATGGTGGTGTGCCTGCTAAACTAATTAAGTATCGTTTTGATCAAGAAACGAGACAAAAATTATTAAAGATTGAATGGTGGAATAAGAATATCAAATGGATACAAGATAATGCTGATATATTTTCGGACATTAATGAATTTTTGAATAGAATTGAGCAGGATTGA
- a CDS encoding nucleotidyltransferase has product MKLEKDYEEFVALLNDHKVQYLIVGAYAVSYYARPRNTGDIDFFIGNSDKNIKQLLKVLQKFGFGALDLTKEDLSGDDKILQLGYEPVRIDIMTGISGVSFEEAYSNREQGKLGSQIVNFISLDDLIINKRASNRTKDKADAELLIEFRKDDSY; this is encoded by the coding sequence ATGAAGCTCGAAAAGGATTACGAAGAGTTTGTCGCATTGTTGAACGATCATAAGGTCCAATACCTTATTGTTGGTGCTTATGCTGTTTCATATTATGCACGGCCAAGAAATACAGGAGATATCGATTTTTTTATTGGTAACTCTGATAAAAATATCAAACAGCTTTTAAAGGTGTTACAAAAATTTGGTTTTGGAGCATTGGATCTGACTAAGGAAGATTTATCAGGAGATGATAAGATTCTGCAATTGGGATATGAACCTGTGCGAATTGATATTATGACCGGAATTTCGGGAGTTTCTTTTGAAGAGGCTTACTCAAACAGAGAACAGGGCAAACTTGGAAGTCAGATTGTTAATTTTATCTCGCTGGATGATTTGATTATAAATAAACGAGCATCGAATAGGACGAAAGATAAAGCCGATGCCGAATTATTGATAGAGTTTAGAAAGGATGATTCCTATTAA
- a CDS encoding sulfotransferase codes for MKFEKAILLSGTMRSGTTLMCKILDSSPSINMVSDVLNWFWHRCLGQYGMMNSKYQLEKCFYELEPFIIYGLNEERKEFFLSGEIKNEIINNGISYEEIYRTFIKYYKNGLTRFNGDKTTHNYDKYESFITKSSDSIIIHMVRDVSDVFYSHKKRVGVKKKNDSFSKKLKNVSNEIRKDIGRKLLGNKHAIDVGNRMFTPFVYKYPLKIVDEWLLSNSAALHIKEQYPEKILIIKYEDLVTDTTEILDKISGRLGLSDKLFDINNLKKGNNEDFVANSSFEENKVKGIHSKSVNQSEGNLTEKEKSYIDKRCRKIKKALEY; via the coding sequence ATGAAGTTTGAGAAGGCAATTTTGCTATCGGGGACTATGAGGTCAGGTACTACTTTAATGTGTAAGATACTTGATTCTTCTCCCTCTATAAATATGGTTTCAGATGTCTTGAACTGGTTTTGGCATCGTTGTTTAGGACAATATGGAATGATGAATTCGAAATACCAATTAGAAAAGTGTTTTTATGAATTAGAACCTTTTATAATTTATGGATTAAATGAAGAGCGCAAGGAATTTTTTCTGTCTGGGGAAATTAAAAATGAAATCATTAATAATGGTATCTCATATGAAGAGATATATAGGACTTTTATAAAATATTATAAAAATGGATTAACTCGATTCAATGGCGACAAGACGACCCATAACTACGATAAATATGAGTCTTTTATAACAAAATCCTCAGATTCCATAATTATACATATGGTAAGGGATGTAAGTGATGTTTTTTATTCCCATAAGAAGAGAGTAGGTGTTAAGAAAAAAAATGATTCTTTTTCCAAGAAATTGAAAAATGTATCTAATGAGATCAGAAAGGATATAGGGAGGAAGCTCTTAGGAAATAAACATGCTATAGATGTAGGTAATAGAATGTTTACTCCGTTTGTTTATAAGTATCCGCTAAAAATAGTTGACGAATGGCTCCTTTCTAATTCCGCAGCTCTACATATTAAAGAACAATATCCGGAAAAAATCTTAATTATTAAGTATGAAGATTTGGTTACAGATACAACAGAAATACTTGATAAAATTAGTGGAAGGTTAGGCTTGTCAGATAAATTATTTGATATAAATAACCTAAAAAAAGGCAACAACGAGGATTTTGTTGCCAATTCTTCATTTGAAGAAAATAAGGTTAAGGGAATTCATTCTAAAAGTGTCAACCAAAGTGAAGGGAATTTAACGGAAAAAGAAAAAAGTTACATTGATAAGAGATGTAGGAAAATTAAAAAGGCTTTAGAATATTAG
- a CDS encoding GDP-mannose 4,6-dehydratase, protein MKYLITGGAGFIGSHLADRLLKDGHQITVIDNLSTGKLSNINHLRDDPNFTIKVASVMDYHTLEQLVEECDQIFHLAAAVGVKLIMENPVETIVTNVQGTENVLKLASYHDKKVLVASTSEVYGKLMEGNNGIDKLKEDGDWKLGPTSKRRWAYACSKAMDEFLSMAYYDEKKLPVVVARFFNTVGPRQTGTYGMVIPNFVQKALLNETIQVHGDGEQTRCFTYVKDAVDAIVKLMNTDDAEGEVFNIGGEEEISMNELASMVKELTDSESEIHHIPYEEVYGKGFEDMKRRTPDLAKIREAIGYEPTHTTEDILNNVIKYFRKESLVA, encoded by the coding sequence ATGAAGTATTTAATTACTGGCGGAGCAGGGTTCATCGGTAGCCATCTGGCGGATCGTTTACTAAAAGACGGCCACCAGATAACCGTTATTGATAACCTTTCCACCGGCAAGCTGTCTAATATCAATCATCTGAGAGACGACCCTAACTTTACGATAAAGGTAGCCAGCGTGATGGACTATCATACGCTGGAGCAGCTGGTGGAGGAGTGCGATCAGATCTTCCACCTGGCCGCGGCGGTGGGCGTGAAGCTTATCATGGAGAACCCGGTCGAGACCATTGTGACCAATGTTCAGGGGACCGAAAATGTCTTAAAGCTGGCCAGCTATCACGATAAGAAGGTGCTGGTCGCTTCCACATCCGAGGTTTACGGAAAGCTGATGGAAGGGAATAACGGCATTGATAAACTGAAGGAAGACGGCGACTGGAAATTAGGTCCCACCAGCAAGCGGCGCTGGGCGTATGCCTGCTCCAAAGCGATGGATGAGTTTTTGTCTATGGCCTATTACGATGAAAAGAAGCTGCCGGTAGTGGTAGCCCGTTTCTTTAATACGGTCGGCCCCCGCCAGACGGGTACGTACGGGATGGTTATCCCCAATTTTGTACAAAAGGCGCTGCTCAATGAAACCATACAGGTCCACGGCGACGGGGAGCAGACCCGCTGCTTTACCTATGTAAAGGATGCGGTGGATGCGATCGTGAAGCTGATGAACACCGACGATGCCGAGGGCGAGGTGTTTAATATCGGCGGTGAAGAGGAGATTTCGATGAATGAGCTGGCGTCCATGGTGAAGGAGCTAACGGATAGTGAGTCGGAGATACACCATATTCCGTATGAGGAGGTCTATGGCAAGGGTTTCGAGGATATGAAGCGCCGTACTCCTGATTTGGCTAAGATCAGGGAGGCGATCGGCTATGAGCCTACGCACACGACGGAGGATATTTTGAATAATGTTATTAAGTATTTCAGGAAAGAGAGCCTCGTTGCTTAG
- a CDS encoding cytidylyltransferase domain-containing protein, producing the protein MKIGFLITARLKSTRLPLKLLLDLNGKPIVERVIERARKVQNVDDIILCTSTNKQDKPLTDIALENNIHYYLGSEKDVLQRLLDASQFFGLDYILSITGENPLFSINHANRVVDNISQNRPDFTYLKGLPMGCAVSGIKVKAMQVACKVKKIIDTEIWGPLINQPSVFDVDQIEVEEFYQRPELRITTDYIEDYQFINKLYSHFNPDEIPSLFSILELLNAHPEYLRIHEERTQEQLPEMKIEKINTFYDENKGRIEKIKNSI; encoded by the coding sequence ATGAAGATAGGATTTTTAATAACAGCTCGTCTAAAATCAACAAGACTACCTTTAAAATTGTTATTGGATTTGAACGGAAAGCCTATTGTCGAAAGAGTCATTGAGAGAGCCCGGAAGGTCCAAAACGTTGATGATATTATACTTTGTACATCTACAAATAAACAAGATAAGCCACTAACTGATATAGCTCTTGAAAACAATATTCACTATTATTTGGGCAGTGAAAAAGATGTATTACAACGATTGTTGGATGCCAGCCAATTTTTTGGATTAGATTATATTTTGTCTATAACAGGGGAAAATCCTTTATTTTCTATTAATCATGCTAATAGGGTGGTAGATAATATCAGCCAAAACCGCCCAGACTTTACGTACTTAAAAGGACTGCCAATGGGATGTGCAGTGAGTGGCATTAAAGTAAAAGCCATGCAAGTAGCCTGTAAGGTCAAAAAAATTATCGATACTGAAATTTGGGGTCCATTAATTAATCAGCCTTCAGTTTTTGATGTCGATCAAATTGAAGTCGAGGAGTTTTATCAAAGGCCAGAATTAAGAATTACCACTGACTATATCGAAGATTATCAGTTCATAAATAAATTATATAGTCATTTTAATCCCGATGAAATTCCGTCCTTATTTTCGATTTTGGAATTGCTGAATGCCCATCCAGAATATTTGAGAATACATGAAGAACGGACACAAGAACAGCTTCCTGAGATGAAAATTGAGAAGATAAATACATTCTATGATGAAAATAAGGGTCGAATAGAAAAAATTAAAAATTCTATATAA
- a CDS encoding sulfotransferase domain-containing protein — translation MSQSIDFVFIGPQRTGTTWVYKQLKKHQELCFPKNVKETMFFDQHYEKGLEWYYWHFRHKSDKQLLGEIAPTYFDEEKVPERIHSVNVDCKIFITLRNPISRAQSLFHHHLRKGRVDRDFSSSIEDIPRIISAGKYSKHIPRWMNQFGKNDVHVLLLDDIKNEPKDTLRKITNLLDIPTISLDNGIDNKVNPATMPENITIAKYGAILATFLRSKRLHKVVEFGKRLGLKSIFSGREDELPELSEDNKQELLDYYKEDIQFVENLTGRDLGHWYDLI, via the coding sequence ATGAGCCAAAGTATTGATTTTGTTTTTATTGGTCCCCAAAGAACCGGTACAACATGGGTATATAAGCAGTTAAAAAAACATCAAGAACTTTGTTTCCCAAAGAATGTAAAGGAAACAATGTTCTTTGACCAACATTATGAAAAAGGACTAGAGTGGTATTATTGGCATTTCAGGCATAAAAGTGACAAGCAATTATTAGGTGAAATTGCTCCTACCTATTTTGATGAGGAAAAAGTACCGGAACGTATCCACTCGGTTAATGTTGATTGTAAGATTTTTATTACTCTTAGAAACCCCATAAGTCGTGCCCAATCGCTCTTTCATCACCACCTGCGAAAAGGCCGAGTTGACAGAGACTTCTCTAGTTCGATAGAAGATATACCCCGTATCATATCAGCTGGTAAATATTCAAAACATATACCACGTTGGATGAATCAGTTTGGGAAAAATGATGTGCATGTCTTGTTATTGGATGATATAAAGAATGAACCTAAGGATACACTAAGGAAAATTACTAATTTGTTAGATATTCCCACTATTTCATTAGATAATGGGATAGATAATAAAGTAAATCCGGCCACAATGCCTGAAAATATAACAATTGCTAAATATGGAGCTATATTAGCTACTTTCCTCAGGTCAAAGAGATTACATAAAGTTGTAGAATTTGGTAAACGTCTAGGATTAAAAAGTATTTTTTCAGGTCGTGAAGATGAATTACCGGAGTTATCTGAAGATAATAAACAGGAGCTTTTAGATTATTATAAAGAAGATATTCAATTTGTTGAGAATCTGACAGGTCGGGATTTAGGCCACTGGTATGATTTAATTTAA
- a CDS encoding glycosyltransferase family 2 protein, which produces MSYFKRSLAVLLTCHNRREKTLQCLDTLFSQKSINNIEVTVYLVDDGSTDGTSEAVKEKYPEVNILKGNGSLYWTGGMRKAMNAAIEEGYDFYLWLNDDTVLYKEAISKLFETFNELNSQEQKPPIIVGSLCDPDTGEITYGGQERIKKLNPLKFGLISSLDKARQCDVFNGNVVLFPSEVITSVGNLNKRFRHTGGDFDYALRANKKGYKAWVVPAILGECPRNSNSGTWKDETLPVRKRVKKLLGPKGEPIKERFYFVSRYGGFLWPIIFLLVYIRFCWDILFSRN; this is translated from the coding sequence ATGAGTTATTTTAAAAGGTCATTAGCTGTTTTACTGACATGTCATAATAGGAGAGAGAAAACACTTCAATGTTTAGATACACTTTTTAGCCAAAAGAGTATAAATAATATAGAGGTTACTGTTTACCTTGTGGATGATGGAAGTACAGATGGGACATCTGAAGCTGTGAAGGAAAAATACCCTGAAGTCAATATTCTTAAAGGCAATGGGTCATTATATTGGACGGGTGGAATGAGAAAAGCCATGAATGCTGCTATCGAAGAAGGATATGATTTTTACTTGTGGCTTAATGATGATACCGTCTTATATAAAGAGGCAATATCAAAATTATTTGAAACTTTTAATGAGCTTAATTCACAAGAACAAAAACCGCCGATTATTGTAGGAAGTTTATGTGACCCGGATACTGGAGAGATAACTTATGGCGGACAAGAAAGAATCAAAAAACTCAATCCTTTAAAGTTTGGTCTAATTTCTTCCTTGGATAAGGCTCGGCAGTGCGATGTTTTTAACGGGAATGTTGTATTGTTCCCATCTGAAGTAATTACTAGTGTTGGAAATCTAAATAAACGATTTCGTCATACGGGTGGAGATTTTGATTATGCACTTAGAGCGAATAAGAAAGGATATAAAGCTTGGGTTGTTCCTGCTATTTTAGGAGAATGTCCCAGGAATTCGAATTCAGGTACGTGGAAAGATGAAACATTACCTGTGCGAAAAAGAGTCAAGAAGTTGTTAGGACCAAAAGGGGAACCTATCAAGGAGCGTTTTTATTTTGTTTCTCGGTATGGTGGATTTTTGTGGCCCATAATATTTTTGTTGGTTTATATACGATTTTGTTGGGATATTTTGTTTTCTCGTAATTGA
- a CDS encoding glycosyltransferase family 4 protein, translated as MGKKILITLDGRALATGMALNEFTAYRANKYPDESHHFIALGPHTKLEEETRDLKGYHNVKFYDCKGKLLAIPKFINEIIEVEKEYSNKILIHAHHPYSASFLNIYKNFSWRIPILYTVHNTYNNYSLHNKIFTNINLGTSNFITFCGKTSYKAYPYKSFIKKRNKPIPNGVNIKRIDSTIDKVDTNRNDNLILTTISKRNGQKNIPFLIKLIDQLDIDITLKVIGPLDEETKEIKGKNDKSKIIFTGLIERDQVFKEVRKSDVFISASLYEGLPIAVLEAMATSTPMILSDIPSHKEILSKGEGPILLSLSLKKWAKKIKKLNKMEKEELQNIGKKNRDIVEKYFSLDQMHKEYSVIYNELLN; from the coding sequence ATGGGAAAAAAAATTCTGATAACCTTGGATGGTAGAGCCTTGGCTACAGGAATGGCGTTAAATGAATTCACTGCTTATAGGGCGAATAAATATCCTGATGAAAGCCATCACTTTATTGCTCTTGGCCCCCATACAAAATTGGAAGAAGAAACTCGCGACTTAAAAGGGTATCATAACGTCAAGTTTTATGATTGTAAAGGTAAGCTTTTGGCAATTCCTAAGTTTATAAATGAAATAATCGAGGTTGAGAAGGAGTATTCAAATAAGATTCTGATTCATGCACATCACCCTTACTCTGCTTCTTTTCTCAATATTTATAAGAACTTTTCTTGGAGAATTCCTATCCTATATACAGTACATAATACTTACAATAATTATTCTTTGCACAATAAGATATTTACCAACATTAATTTAGGAACCTCAAATTTTATTACTTTTTGCGGTAAAACAAGTTATAAAGCTTATCCTTATAAATCATTTATTAAGAAAAGAAATAAACCTATACCTAATGGCGTCAATATTAAACGAATTGACTCGACAATTGATAAAGTTGATACTAATAGAAATGATAATCTTATATTGACTACTATTAGCAAAAGAAATGGTCAAAAAAACATTCCTTTTTTAATAAAACTTATAGACCAATTAGATATTGACATAACGTTAAAGGTTATTGGACCTTTAGATGAAGAAACAAAAGAAATAAAAGGAAAAAATGACAAAAGTAAGATTATCTTTACGGGTTTAATTGAACGTGATCAAGTTTTTAAGGAAGTACGGAAAAGTGATGTATTTATTTCAGCTTCTTTATATGAAGGATTGCCAATAGCAGTATTAGAAGCTATGGCAACCTCAACACCAATGATTTTATCTGATATCCCCTCGCATAAAGAGATATTAAGTAAGGGAGAAGGACCTATTCTACTTTCTCTTAGTTTAAAAAAATGGGCAAAGAAAATTAAAAAGCTAAATAAAATGGAGAAAGAAGAATTGCAAAATATTGGGAAGAAAAATAGAGATATTGTTGAAAAATATTTTTCATTGGACCAAATGCACAAAGAGTATTCAGTTATTTATAATGAACTTCTTAATTAA
- a CDS encoding sulfotransferase domain-containing protein, with protein MKKTLIRFYKNLRNRPIRNDLTIYEDDIFLVSYPRSGNTWVRFILGTLLSDEKITWETMEKGIPDMYRNTDKELKDFKRPRIIKSHHSFDPRYNKVVYLVRDVRDVVLSYYNYHIKFNKISDTYPLDRFIDKFMEGELDDFGSWSENVKSWISNKKEVENGFMLFRYEDLKDDTFSEIRRMADFLGIDPTDDEVRDAIEWSSFSNMRKLENEQSNSNLFNNSDKEVKFTNKGSYGYWKQELNKEQVRLLTDKNKELLKDLGYQA; from the coding sequence ATGAAGAAAACACTTATTAGGTTTTATAAGAATCTACGAAACCGGCCAATTAGAAATGATCTAACTATATATGAGGATGATATATTCCTTGTTTCCTACCCTCGTTCTGGGAATACGTGGGTCAGATTTATTCTGGGGACTTTGCTATCTGACGAAAAGATTACTTGGGAAACGATGGAAAAAGGGATTCCTGATATGTATCGTAATACAGATAAGGAGTTGAAAGATTTTAAAAGACCCAGAATAATAAAAAGTCACCATTCATTCGATCCCCGTTATAACAAAGTTGTATACCTGGTTAGGGATGTAAGAGATGTAGTTTTGTCATATTACAATTATCACATAAAATTTAATAAGATATCTGATACTTATCCTCTGGATAGGTTTATCGACAAATTTATGGAAGGAGAGTTAGATGATTTTGGGAGTTGGAGTGAAAATGTTAAGAGTTGGATTTCTAATAAGAAAGAGGTCGAAAATGGATTTATGTTGTTTCGATATGAGGACCTGAAAGATGATACTTTTTCGGAAATCAGGAGAATGGCCGATTTTTTAGGAATTGATCCAACAGATGATGAGGTCCGTGATGCAATTGAGTGGTCTTCATTTTCAAATATGAGAAAATTAGAAAATGAACAAAGTAATAGTAATTTATTTAATAATTCAGATAAAGAAGTAAAGTTTACCAATAAGGGGAGTTATGGGTATTGGAAACAGGAGTTAAACAAAGAACAAGTAAGGCTTCTTACGGATAAAAATAAGGAGCTATTAAAAGATTTAGGTTACCAAGCTTAA
- a CDS encoding DUF4255 domain-containing protein, with the protein MIKQALEYISEELTSGLGLGIEDVSLDNLQKIQEKHEQGLVISLLNVEEESTLKNTPHYIRKNNQLLYKEPPVYLNMNVLMAFEFDDYGTSLQRLAETVEFFQNKRWFTAENEEASHPFPSGLKKLVMDLQELSFEQLNHIWSISGGAHFPSLLYKIRLIKIQPEDEVEGPEIDTIQFDTGLME; encoded by the coding sequence ATGATTAAACAAGCCCTCGAATATATTAGTGAAGAACTGACTTCCGGTCTTGGTTTGGGGATTGAAGATGTGTCATTAGATAATCTCCAAAAGATACAGGAAAAGCACGAACAGGGATTGGTGATTTCTTTACTGAATGTAGAGGAGGAGAGTACCTTAAAAAATACCCCTCATTACATCCGCAAAAATAACCAGTTGTTGTATAAGGAACCGCCGGTATATTTGAATATGAATGTACTTATGGCTTTTGAGTTTGATGATTATGGAACAAGCCTGCAGCGCCTGGCCGAAACCGTAGAATTTTTTCAAAATAAACGATGGTTTACTGCCGAAAATGAAGAGGCTTCCCACCCTTTTCCCAGCGGACTGAAGAAGCTTGTGATGGATCTTCAGGAGTTAAGTTTTGAGCAGCTTAATCATATTTGGAGCATCTCCGGTGGTGCGCACTTTCCTTCTCTGCTCTACAAAATACGATTGATTAAAATTCAGCCCGAGGATGAGGTAGAGGGACCGGAAATCGATACGATCCAATTCGATACAGGTTTGATGGAGTGA